The Streptomyces sp. NBC_00569 genomic sequence CGGGCGGCGACATCGGCCACGCCATGTGGGCCGGGTTCGCAGAGGCGATGCAGGAGGAGGTCACCTTCGCCGCTCTCGCCTTCGTGTTCATGAGTTACCTGCTCGCCCGAACCCCCGTCCTCGACCAGCTCCTGGGCATCCTCAACTCCCTGCTCGGCCGCCTGCGCGGCGGCCCCGTCTACACCTCCACCCTCGCCGCCGGGATCTTCGGCGCCATCGCCCACGTCGGAGCGGCGGTGACCGCGGCGGTCGGCTCCGTGACCATCCCCTGGATGAAGCGCTCGAAAGTCAGCGGCGAACTTGCAGCCACCGTCGCCGCCGGCGGCGCCGGCATGGGCGTGACATTCCCCTTCAGCTCCACCATGTTCATCCTCATGGGCACCGCCGGCGTGGCATCCCTGGCCACCACCGACGACATCGTCCTGCCCCTGTTCCTGGGCGGCCTGTGGTGCCTGGGCTACCGGATGGCCGCAGCCTTCATCATGGTGCGCCGCCACAAGATCCAGCCCATGGACCGCGCCGACCTGCTGCCCCTGCGCACCAGCTTCGGAGCAGGCTGGACCAGCCTGTTCCTGTTCGCGGCGATCATCGTGCCTCTGCTGCTCACCAGAGGACCCTCCGGCGGCGCCGTGACCGAATGGGTCGGCACGAAGATGTCGGACGCCATCAGCCTGATCACCTGGATCCCGGTCCTCCTGATCGCCACAGTGCTCCTCCTCGGCCGGCGCCATCTGCCGCGCTCGAGCCGCGAGTGGTGGCAAGCACTGGGCGGTGCGGCTCCGCAGTTCGGGGTGATCGGCGTAACCATCGTGGCCGCCTTCTCCGCCTCCAACGTGCTGGGAGAACTGGGGCTGCCGCAGCAGCTGACCGACCTTCTGGCCGGCATCAACGCCCCGCTGTGGGCGATGACCCTGATCGTCGGCATCCTCGTGGTCGGCGTGGCCATCCCGCTCACTGCCAGCGCCACCATGGCCGCGATCGGCCCCGTCGCGGTGACGTCCCTGGTCGGCGCGGGGGTGCCGCCCGCCACCGCATGCGTCGCCGTCCTCATCTTCGCCTCGACCGAGGGTGCCTCACCCCCGTCAGGAGCGCCGATCTACGTGGCCAGCGGTATCGCGGGCGTGGACCCCTCCCGCACCTTCCTGCCCCTGGTCGCCTACTACTGCCTGCCCATCCTGCTCATCGGCGCCGGTGTGGCCACCGGCCTCCTGCCCGTATAGAGACCTGTACGAGAGAAAGGCAACGCCATGGCTTCCCGCCTGCTGCAGCCCCTCTTCCGCCTCAGCATTGTCGTCTTCCTCCTCGGGGGAGTGGTCATCGTCCTCGGCCAAACCGTGGGCATCGTCCTCGGCGACGCCCACTGGGTGGAGCAGGTCGCAGCCACCCTCCAGCCGCCCACCTGCATCGCCGCGAGCATCGGCGGCATCCTCTCGTTCGTCCTGTCGTACCGGACGAACGAAGAAGAAGCCGATCACAGCCCCACGATCCCCGAGCACACAGCCGCCGCCGGCACCGCCCAGTAGCGAGGCGACCGACCTCCTGGATGGATCACGTGCGATCCACCACCCGCTCGTAGAGTGATAAGTCTTATCGAGACACTCTCTATCGAGCAGACCATCCAGGAGCTCTCATGGCCAACTCCGCCACCCCAGCCTCCGCCATGCGATCCCTCGACCGGGCCTTCGACGTCCTCGGCGTCCTGGAGGACACCCGCCAGCCACTGCGCCTGAGCGAAGTCGCCCGCCGCGCGGACCTGCATGTCGCCACCACCCAGCGCATCCTCAACGTGCTCATCGACCGCGGCTACGCCGCCAAGGACGACACCGGCTACGTCGCCGGACCGGCCGCCGTCGCCACCGCTCACGCCTTCCTGATCAACAACCGCCTCAGCCAGGTCGCGCTCCCCGTCCTGCAGGAACTCGCCGCCACCGTCGGACAGGCCGCCAGCCTCTACGTCCGCGTCGGCCTCTCCCGAGTCCTCATCGCCCGCGTCCAGAGCCGCAACCCCCTGCGCTACCAGCTCCCCCTCGGGGAGAAGCTCCCCCTGCACATGGGCGCCGGCAAGGCCCTTGCCGCCTGGCTCCCCGACACCGAACTGCACGCACTCATCGAGCACGCCACCCCCTTCACCCGCATCTCGGGCGAACGCGTCACCGCCGAGGACCTGGAGGCCGACCTGCGCCAGGTCCGCACGGACGGCTACGCCCTGTCCGTCAGCGAACGCGTCCTCGACGTCACAGCCGTCAGCGCCCCCATCCGCCGCGACCACGACGTCATGGGCGCCCTCAGCATCACCGGCACCGGCAGCGAACTCACCGAAGCCGACCACACCCGCCTCATCGGCGAAGTCCGCAGGGCAGCAGACGAGATCGCCGCACGCTGCCCCTGACAGAAAGCCCCTCCACCCCCATGCCCCTGCCCACCTACCGTCAGCTCACCGAGCGCACCGACGCACCCGCCGGATCCAGTTGGCACCTGTTCACCGACCACCCCGACCGCGGCATGGCCAACTTCGCCGGCCCACACCAAATACGCCGCGCCGCCGACTGTGTCACCCGAGGCCTCGCCTTCAACCTGGACTACGCACTCGACGCCTTCGACCCGCCCATGTCCAAGGCCCGCGGCATCCCCCAGCACCACATCACCGCCAAACACGACCAAGCCCGCGACGACCACCTGGACAACTTCCATCTTCAGGCCACCACCCAGATCGACGGGCTGCGCCACCGCCGCGCCTCCGGACACGGCTTCTACAACGGTGTGCCTGACGACGAGATCACACCCCGCAGCCCCCGCCTCGGAGTCCAGCTCTGGGCCGAAGAACCCATGGCGGGCCGCGGACTGCTCATCGACATAGACGGCCTGTTCCGCGAACGCGGCACCGTGCTACACCATCAAGAGGCCCCCGCCCTCACCCCTGACCTTCTCGACGACGCGCTCGCCGCCCAGGGCTACAAGGTCGAACCCGGTGACCTGGTCATGGTCCATACCGGATGGGCCCACTGGTACCTGACCACCACCCCCGAGCAGCGCACCGAAACCCGCGCCGGGCGACGCGCCACCGGCTTCGCCCAGACACGCGGCTTCGCCGCGTGGTGCTGGGATCACCGCATCGCCCTGATGGCCACCGACACCTTCGCCGTCGAAGTCCTCCCCGTAATGCCCGACAGCGACTTCCACGACAGCGCCCCCGAGGACGGAGGCATGATGCACCAGGAGCTGATCGCGAGACTGGGCCTTCCGCTCGGCGAACTGTGGAATCTCACCGCACTCGTGCAAGACAGTCGCATCACCGGGCACTGGGACAGCCTCTTGACCGTCAAGCCCCTCAATCTCACCGGCGGAGTCGGCTCCCCGGCCAACGCCACCGCACTGCGCTGAGCTGTTCCGGACCGCGACATAGGACACGGGCCAGGCGCTCATTCGGTTGAGGCGCAAGTCTTCCTCAGCCGAAGGCGTGCGTCAGTTGTGAGCCCACGCCGTCCTTCCGGGCGAGCCAATTTCCGGAGCGTCTCAATAGCCCTTGAGTACCGTTCAGCAGCCCCAGGGCCGAGGAATGCACGGTGTCGCCGCGGAAGTCGGGCAGAAACTCACCGTGCTTATCCAGAGCAGTGAAGTCCAGACCGGTGCGGGCCGGCAGCAGGCCGAGGACCGTTCCAGCGGGGCGGCCGTGCGCGGCCGGCATTTCGGCGGTGAAAGTGTGCATTCATGGCTGCCTGGGACGCCGGTCTCGGCGGACCGTTCCAGGAGCGCACGGGCGGCGTTCACGTCATGGTTCGTGTCCTGTCGACTAGGCCGAAGCCCGCCGGTCAGTTGTGCGCCGCAGGTCACCGCACCGATTCGGCGGGCGGACGCTCTCGTCCGGCGCCGTAGCCGATGAAGTACGCCGGCACGCGCTTGAGCCACGGTGAGGTGGTGAGTAGGCGGCTCATCCGCTCCGCCCGCCTGGCATTGCCGAAAGGCGGGCGTCCCGCGAGTACGGGTGCGATGACCCTGGTGTGAGCGAACCGCTGCAGTGCCTGCGTCGCCGCCGTGGTCGGCCACCGGCGCTGCTGGACGCGGCGTACGTCCCGCAGGCCGACCGCACCCCGGCGCAGCGGTTCGATGAGATAGCGCGCGGCGGCCACCGCGTCCTCGACGGCGAGGTTGATGCCGATGCCGAAGACAGGTGACATCGCGTGCGCCGCGTCGCCGATGCACAGCAGTCCGGGGCGGTGCCAGCGGCGGAGGCGGTCGAGCCGCACGTCGAGCATCTTCACCTCGTCCAATGACCGCAGCGCATGTGCCCGGTCCCCGATCCAGGGCACAGCGGCCGAGAAGTCGGCCCTGAACCGCTCGAGACCGGCGGCACGGCGTTCGGCGTCGGTCCCCTTGGGAATCAGCGCGGCGCACTGCCAGTACTCCCCACGGTCGATCATGGCGGTGAGGAGCCGGTCGCCGGCGCCTCCCACGAGCCCGTGCGGGTCGTCCTCCCGCCGTGGCAGCCGGAACCACCAGGCGTCCATGGGGCACGTGAACTGCCGCAGCCGAAGTTCGGGGCGCGAGCGGGCCAGCGAGTTCCGACCGTCGCAGGCCACGGTGAGGGTGGCCCACAGTGCACCGGTGCGGCCGTCGGACGTGCGGTACCGCACTCCGGTGACCCGTCCGCGCTCCTCCAAAAAAGATGTCGCCTCGGTGTTCATCAACACGGAGAAGGACGGCTCTTTTCGGGCCTCGTAGGCGAGGAGGTTCAGCAGGTCCCATTGCGGCACCATCGCCACGTAGTTGTACGGCTCCGGTAGCGCGCTGATGTCCGAGACGGTGACCAGCGAACCGTCCGCGCCGAGCGGCAGCTGGACCGCGGTCACCCGACGTTGCCGCAGACGGGCGAAGCGCTCGGCCAGGCCGAGATCGTCCAACAGCGCCAGGGTCGAGGGATGCACCGTGTCGCCACGGAAGTCGCGCAGAAAGTCTCCGTGCTTCTCCAAGACCGTGACGTCCACACCGGCCCGGGCCAGCAGCAGGCCGAGGACCATTCCGGCGGGGCCGCCACCCACCACGCAGCACGTCGTCCGCTCCATCTCAGCCCTTCCCTTCGGTGGCCTCCGCGATCCGAGTCGATGAGGCATATACCCTCAAAAAGGACAACATTGCCGTGTGGGTTCGTGACGACCCCTGGAGGCCTGATGAGCAGCCAGCAGCCGGTCCCTTTGCCCTATGCCGATCCGGCCTTCATGACGGATCCCTTCCCGCTCTACCGGCAGCTGCGCGAGGACGGCCCGGTACGGCGCGCCGTCCTCGCCGGTGGCCTCGAGGCATGGTTGGTCACACGCTATGAAGACGGCCTCGCAGCCCTCTCCGACTCACGGCTGAGCAGCGACGTCCACGATGCCTCGGACCCCCGGCTCCTCGAGCGGCTGCCGGCCACGGAGCGCGAGTCAATGCTGCGCACCATGCTCCGCTCCGACCCGCCCGACCACACCCGCCTGCGTCGCCTGGTCTCCAAGGCGTTCACCGCCCGCAGGGTGGCCGAGCTGCGGCCACGCGTCCAGGAGATCACCGACGGGTTGCTCGACGTGATCGTGCCGGCGGGCAAGGCAGAACTCGTCGAGGACTTCGCGCTGCCGCTTCCCGTCACTGTGATCAGCGAACTGCTCGGTGTGCCCGTCGCCGACCGGGACGACTTCCAGCGGTGGACCGACTCCATGATCCTTCAAGGACCCGAGCCGCCGGACCCGGCCCGGGTGGACCAAGCGTGGCGGCACATGCGCTCGTACCTGACCGGACTCCTCCAGGACAAGCGGGCCCGGCCCGGCGACGACCTGCTCAGCGCGCTGATCGCCACCCGGGACGAGGAACACCAGCTGGACGAGGATGAGCTGATCGCCATGGCTTTCCTGCTGCTGGTGGCCGGATACATCACCACGGTCAACCTGATCGGCAGCGGCATCGCCGCACTGCTCGCTCACCCCGACCAGCTGCAGATGCTGCGGGAGGATCCGGGCCTGCTGCCCGGTGCGATCGAGGAGTTCCTGCGCTACGACGGACCGGTCAGCCCCGGCATCGCCCGGTTCGCGCGCGAGGACGTCGTCATCGCGGGAGTGGCGATCCCGCGCGGCGCGACCGTGCTGGTCGCCTCCGCCATCGCCGACCGCGACCCGGCGCAGTTCCCGGACCCCGACCGCCTGGACATCACCCGGCAGGACAACGGGCACCTCGCCTTCGGGCACGGCATCCACTACTGCCTGGGGGCGCCACTGGCCCGGCTCGAGGGCCAGATCGCCGTGGGAACCGTCCTGCGTCGCCTGCCTCACCTCAGCCTGGCCGTGCCGGCCAGCGAACTGCGCTGGCGCTCGGGCGGTCTGCGCGGCCCCGAACAGCTGCCCGTCACGTTCACCCCCGACGCCTCCAGCTGACTGCACCACACGAAGGTCTTCGTGCCCCACCAATCACGGCCGACGGTCGCTCGTCGCACGTGGGCTTTCCGCCTGCCCTGTTGCTTTTGTCGCCGCCGAGACGGGCATCTCGCGGGGCACCGCCCACAGGTGGATTTGCCGGTGGCGGGCGGCGCTGCTGCCTCAGACTGCCATCGTTGCCACATCGCACCCGGCGCAAGCCCGTCCATCAGCCGTGTGAACAACCCGGCGGGACGATGCACCTGAGGCGGCGAACACGACGGAACGCTCGCCGCAGCCGAAGGCGCTGCGACAGGCGATGCCCTTCGGGACGGCCGTCCGGGCCGAGCCGCAGCGAGCCTGGCCCGGCAAGGCCAGCCCGGCTCGGTGCGGTCATTTGGTCTTGATGTCGTCCACCCGCTCGCCCTCCGCCTGGGACGGCTCGGTCCTGGGGACGTCGGGGTGCTGGGCTGCACGCTCAGCCAGGTCGTCGCGCTCGCCCTCAGCTTGGGAGGGTGTGTGAGAGTACAGCCAGGTGTCGTAATCCGAGGGTTTGGACTTCATGGCGGGCCTCCCTTATTTGCCCCATCTCCCATGCTCCTCCGTCGACCCTCGCAGGGCGAGACCAGTCGGCACTGCGTCTCGCGTTTCAAGCCCATGAAGCTGCCGGATGCGCAGCCCAGCCGATCCCCGACGGTAGTCAACTTGACCCGGCCCTAAAGGACCGGGCTTGGAGGTAGTGCCCA encodes the following:
- a CDS encoding TRAP transporter large permease subunit — encoded protein: MTAVWALGCYIAAIIVWNAVLKRNIGEALIVGFLVTGLFAGGDIGHAMWAGFAEAMQEEVTFAALAFVFMSYLLARTPVLDQLLGILNSLLGRLRGGPVYTSTLAAGIFGAIAHVGAAVTAAVGSVTIPWMKRSKVSGELAATVAAGGAGMGVTFPFSSTMFILMGTAGVASLATTDDIVLPLFLGGLWCLGYRMAAAFIMVRRHKIQPMDRADLLPLRTSFGAGWTSLFLFAAIIVPLLLTRGPSGGAVTEWVGTKMSDAISLITWIPVLLIATVLLLGRRHLPRSSREWWQALGGAAPQFGVIGVTIVAAFSASNVLGELGLPQQLTDLLAGINAPLWAMTLIVGILVVGVAIPLTASATMAAIGPVAVTSLVGAGVPPATACVAVLIFASTEGASPPSGAPIYVASGIAGVDPSRTFLPLVAYYCLPILLIGAGVATGLLPV
- a CDS encoding IclR family transcriptional regulator — protein: MANSATPASAMRSLDRAFDVLGVLEDTRQPLRLSEVARRADLHVATTQRILNVLIDRGYAAKDDTGYVAGPAAVATAHAFLINNRLSQVALPVLQELAATVGQAASLYVRVGLSRVLIARVQSRNPLRYQLPLGEKLPLHMGAGKALAAWLPDTELHALIEHATPFTRISGERVTAEDLEADLRQVRTDGYALSVSERVLDVTAVSAPIRRDHDVMGALSITGTGSELTEADHTRLIGEVRRAADEIAARCP
- a CDS encoding cyclase family protein, whose product is MPLPTYRQLTERTDAPAGSSWHLFTDHPDRGMANFAGPHQIRRAADCVTRGLAFNLDYALDAFDPPMSKARGIPQHHITAKHDQARDDHLDNFHLQATTQIDGLRHRRASGHGFYNGVPDDEITPRSPRLGVQLWAEEPMAGRGLLIDIDGLFRERGTVLHHQEAPALTPDLLDDALAAQGYKVEPGDLVMVHTGWAHWYLTTTPEQRTETRAGRRATGFAQTRGFAAWCWDHRIALMATDTFAVEVLPVMPDSDFHDSAPEDGGMMHQELIARLGLPLGELWNLTALVQDSRITGHWDSLLTVKPLNLTGGVGSPANATALR
- a CDS encoding FAD-dependent oxidoreductase is translated as MERTTCCVVGGGPAGMVLGLLLARAGVDVTVLEKHGDFLRDFRGDTVHPSTLALLDDLGLAERFARLRQRRVTAVQLPLGADGSLVTVSDISALPEPYNYVAMVPQWDLLNLLAYEARKEPSFSVLMNTEATSFLEERGRVTGVRYRTSDGRTGALWATLTVACDGRNSLARSRPELRLRQFTCPMDAWWFRLPRREDDPHGLVGGAGDRLLTAMIDRGEYWQCAALIPKGTDAERRAAGLERFRADFSAAVPWIGDRAHALRSLDEVKMLDVRLDRLRRWHRPGLLCIGDAAHAMSPVFGIGINLAVEDAVAAARYLIEPLRRGAVGLRDVRRVQQRRWPTTAATQALQRFAHTRVIAPVLAGRPPFGNARRAERMSRLLTTSPWLKRVPAYFIGYGAGRERPPAESVR
- a CDS encoding cytochrome P450 family protein, producing MSSQQPVPLPYADPAFMTDPFPLYRQLREDGPVRRAVLAGGLEAWLVTRYEDGLAALSDSRLSSDVHDASDPRLLERLPATERESMLRTMLRSDPPDHTRLRRLVSKAFTARRVAELRPRVQEITDGLLDVIVPAGKAELVEDFALPLPVTVISELLGVPVADRDDFQRWTDSMILQGPEPPDPARVDQAWRHMRSYLTGLLQDKRARPGDDLLSALIATRDEEHQLDEDELIAMAFLLLVAGYITTVNLIGSGIAALLAHPDQLQMLREDPGLLPGAIEEFLRYDGPVSPGIARFAREDVVIAGVAIPRGATVLVASAIADRDPAQFPDPDRLDITRQDNGHLAFGHGIHYCLGAPLARLEGQIAVGTVLRRLPHLSLAVPASELRWRSGGLRGPEQLPVTFTPDASS